From one Pagrus major chromosome 21, Pma_NU_1.0 genomic stretch:
- the ubtfl gene encoding upstream binding transcription factor, like isoform X1, with amino-acid sequence MNGSSSVSRAQSASRVKSEPDEWSKEDCLTLLERIRSLLPDGDGMKYKTTESHFDWDKICFGSFTGDMCRQKWQKVSSEVRKYRTMTELIVDATEFVKNPYKGKKLKTHPDFPKKPLTPYFRFFMEKRAKYAKIHPEMSNLDLTKILSKKYKELPDKKKQKYITEFQREKEEFEKNMARFKEDHPELIEERKKSDLPEKPKTPQQLWYNHEKKAYMKLHPEVSQKELKEALRRQWSQLSDKRRLKWISKALELQKDYEGSMRAYHEAHPDVNSDDHVRSVLTKAERQLKDKFDGRPTKPPPNGYSLYCAELMVNMKDVPSTERMVLCSKQWKMMTQKEKDMFQKRCEQRKKQYDIDLQRFLESLPEEERDRVMTEEKLGGARSGGGVASSPHRARSPSVKEQCREAEPEQWVPASLPKERRDGKKTAKLPETPKTAEEMWQHSVIGDYLAKYRSDRRKAQAGMEAAWKSMEKKEKIPWIKKAAEDQKRYEVQYQPVRELLEMRTPPAAQSHRKPKFDGEPKKPPVSGYQMFSQELLTNGELNHFSLKERMVEIGKRWHKLSQSQKDKYKKLVEEQQVEYKAELEAWVKSLSPQDRAVYKEFSSSKRRSTTKVRSSPGTKVRVTAKGKAASSRAAAQTVGVAKRAMAYRAKQDMSDSDEEEEKSDSSDSDEDDETSGSTDSDDEDDENDDDEEDDEDDEDQSSSEESSDSDSD; translated from the exons atgaacggcagcagcagcgtctcCAGAGCTCAGAGTGCCAGCAGGGTCAAGAGTGAGccag ACGAGTGGAGTAAGGAGGACTGTCTGACTCTGCTGGAGAGGATTCGCAGTCTGCTGCCGGACGGAGACGGGATGAAGTATAAAACCACGGAGTCGCACTTCGACTGGGACAAAATCTGTTTCGGCAGCTTCACTGGAGATATGTGCCGCCAGAAGTGGCAGAAAGTCTCGTCTGAG gtccGTAAGTACAGAACGATGACGGAGCTCATCGTAGACGCCACGGAGTTCGTAAAGAATCCGTACAAAGGCAAGAAACTGAAG ACTCATCCAGATTTCCCAAAGAAGCCTCTGACCCCATACTTCCGCTTCTTCATGGAGAAACGAGCCAAATACGCCAAAATCCACCCGGAGATGAGCAACCTGGACCTGACCAAGATCCTGTCCAAGAAGTACAAGGAGCTGCCCGACAAGAAGAAG CAAAAGTACATCACAGAGTTTCAACGAGAGAAAGAAGAGTTTGAGAAGAACATGGCTCGATTCAA GGAGGATCATCCCGAGCTGATCGAAGAGAGGAAGAAGTCGGACCTGCCGGAGAAACCGAAGACTCCTCAACAGCTGTGGTACAACCACGAGAAGAAGGCCTACATGAAGCTTCACCccgag GTGAGTCAGAAGGAGCTGAAGGAGGCTCTGAGGAGACAGTGGTCCCAACTGTCAGACAAGAGGAGACTCAAGTGGATCAGCAAGGCCCTGGAGCTCCAGAAGGACTATGAG GGCAGTATGAGAGCGTATCATGAAGCTCATCCAGACGTGAACTCTGATGATCACGTCCGGTCCGTCCTCACCaaagcagagagacagctgaAGGACAAGTTTGACGGACGACCGACGAAACCTCCACC TAACGGCTACTCTCTGTACTGTGCGGAGCTGATGGTGAACATGAAGGACGTCCCCAGCACTGAGCGGATGGTTCTCTGCAGTAAACAGTGGAAGATGATGACGCAGAAGGAGAAGGACATGTTTCAGAAACGCTGCGAGCAG AGGAAGAAGCAGTACGACATCGACCTGCAGAGGTTCCTGGAG AGTCTTCCAGAGGAGGAACGAGACCGTGTCATGACGGAGGAGAAACTGGGCGGGGCCAGATCAGGAGGGGGTGTGGCCTCCAGCCCTCACAGAGCCAGGTCTCCTTCTGTCAAG GAACAGTGTCGGGAGGCGGAGCCAGAGCAGTGGGTACCTGCCAGTCTGCCAAAAGAGAGACGGGACGGGAAGAAGACGGCGAAGCTTCCAGAGACGCCAAAAACAGCGGAGGAGATGTGGCAGCACAGCGTGATCGGAGACTACCTGGCCAAATACAGA AGCGACCGCAGGAAGGCTCAGGCCGGGATGGAGGCGGCCTGGAAGTCgatggagaagaaggagaagattCCCTGGATCAAGAAGGCAGCGGAGGACCAGAAGCGTTACGAGGTTCAGTACCAGCCTGTG AGGGAGCTGTTGGAGATGAGGACTCCGCCTGCAGCTCAGAGTCACAGGAAGCCCAAGTTTGACGGAGAACCAAAGAAGCCTCCAGT GAGCGGCTATCAGATGTTCTCCCAGGAGCTGCTGACCAACGGAGAGCTGAACCACTTCAGCCTGAAGGAGCGCATGGTGGAGATCGGCAAGAGGTGGCACAAACTGAGCCAGAGTCAGAAAGACAAGTAcaagaagctggtggaggagcagcaggtggAGTACAAGGCCGAGCTGGAGGCCTGGGTCAAG TCCCTGTCTCCTCAGGATCGAGCCGTCTATAAAGAGTTCTCGTCCTCG AAACGTCGCAGCACCACTAAAGTCCGCAGCAGTCCCGGAACTAAAGTCCGCGTGACGGCCAAGGGGAAGGCTGCTAGTTCAAGAGCCGCCGCGCAGACGGTCGGCGTGGCCAAGAGGGCCATGGCGTACCGAGCCAAg CAGGACATGTCCGACtcagacgaggaggaggagaagagcgaCTCGTCTGACTCTGATGAAGACGATGAGACGTCAGGATCCACAGACAGCGACGACGAGGACGACGAG
- the ubtfl gene encoding upstream binding transcription factor, like isoform X2, which yields MNGSSSVSRAQSASRVKSEPDEWSKEDCLTLLERIRSLLPDGDGMKYKTTESHFDWDKICFGSFTGDMCRQKWQKVSSEVRKYRTMTELIVDATEFVKNPYKGKKLKTHPDFPKKPLTPYFRFFMEKRAKYAKIHPEMSNLDLTKILSKKYKELPDKKKQKYITEFQREKEEFEKNMARFKEDHPELIEERKKSDLPEKPKTPQQLWYNHEKKAYMKLHPEVSQKELKEALRRQWSQLSDKRRLKWISKALELQKDYEGSMRAYHEAHPDVNSDDHVRSVLTKAERQLKDKFDGRPTKPPPNGYSLYCAELMVNMKDVPSTERMVLCSKQWKMMTQKEKDMFQKRCEQRKKQYDIDLQRFLESLPEEERDRVMTEEKLGGARSGGGVASSPHRARSPSVKEQCREAEPEQWVPASLPKERRDGKKTAKLPETPKTAEEMWQHSVIGDYLAKYRSDRRKAQAGMEAAWKSMEKKEKIPWIKKAAEDQKRYEVQYQPVRELLEMRTPPAAQSHRKPKFDGEPKKPPVSGYQMFSQELLTNGELNHFSLKERMVEIGKRWHKLSQSQKDKYKKLVEEQQVEYKAELEAWVKSLSPQDRAVYKEFSSSKRRSTTKVRSSPGTKVRVTAKGKAASSRAAAQTVGVAKRAMAYRAKDMSDSDEEEEKSDSSDSDEDDETSGSTDSDDEDDENDDDEEDDEDDEDQSSSEESSDSDSD from the exons atgaacggcagcagcagcgtctcCAGAGCTCAGAGTGCCAGCAGGGTCAAGAGTGAGccag ACGAGTGGAGTAAGGAGGACTGTCTGACTCTGCTGGAGAGGATTCGCAGTCTGCTGCCGGACGGAGACGGGATGAAGTATAAAACCACGGAGTCGCACTTCGACTGGGACAAAATCTGTTTCGGCAGCTTCACTGGAGATATGTGCCGCCAGAAGTGGCAGAAAGTCTCGTCTGAG gtccGTAAGTACAGAACGATGACGGAGCTCATCGTAGACGCCACGGAGTTCGTAAAGAATCCGTACAAAGGCAAGAAACTGAAG ACTCATCCAGATTTCCCAAAGAAGCCTCTGACCCCATACTTCCGCTTCTTCATGGAGAAACGAGCCAAATACGCCAAAATCCACCCGGAGATGAGCAACCTGGACCTGACCAAGATCCTGTCCAAGAAGTACAAGGAGCTGCCCGACAAGAAGAAG CAAAAGTACATCACAGAGTTTCAACGAGAGAAAGAAGAGTTTGAGAAGAACATGGCTCGATTCAA GGAGGATCATCCCGAGCTGATCGAAGAGAGGAAGAAGTCGGACCTGCCGGAGAAACCGAAGACTCCTCAACAGCTGTGGTACAACCACGAGAAGAAGGCCTACATGAAGCTTCACCccgag GTGAGTCAGAAGGAGCTGAAGGAGGCTCTGAGGAGACAGTGGTCCCAACTGTCAGACAAGAGGAGACTCAAGTGGATCAGCAAGGCCCTGGAGCTCCAGAAGGACTATGAG GGCAGTATGAGAGCGTATCATGAAGCTCATCCAGACGTGAACTCTGATGATCACGTCCGGTCCGTCCTCACCaaagcagagagacagctgaAGGACAAGTTTGACGGACGACCGACGAAACCTCCACC TAACGGCTACTCTCTGTACTGTGCGGAGCTGATGGTGAACATGAAGGACGTCCCCAGCACTGAGCGGATGGTTCTCTGCAGTAAACAGTGGAAGATGATGACGCAGAAGGAGAAGGACATGTTTCAGAAACGCTGCGAGCAG AGGAAGAAGCAGTACGACATCGACCTGCAGAGGTTCCTGGAG AGTCTTCCAGAGGAGGAACGAGACCGTGTCATGACGGAGGAGAAACTGGGCGGGGCCAGATCAGGAGGGGGTGTGGCCTCCAGCCCTCACAGAGCCAGGTCTCCTTCTGTCAAG GAACAGTGTCGGGAGGCGGAGCCAGAGCAGTGGGTACCTGCCAGTCTGCCAAAAGAGAGACGGGACGGGAAGAAGACGGCGAAGCTTCCAGAGACGCCAAAAACAGCGGAGGAGATGTGGCAGCACAGCGTGATCGGAGACTACCTGGCCAAATACAGA AGCGACCGCAGGAAGGCTCAGGCCGGGATGGAGGCGGCCTGGAAGTCgatggagaagaaggagaagattCCCTGGATCAAGAAGGCAGCGGAGGACCAGAAGCGTTACGAGGTTCAGTACCAGCCTGTG AGGGAGCTGTTGGAGATGAGGACTCCGCCTGCAGCTCAGAGTCACAGGAAGCCCAAGTTTGACGGAGAACCAAAGAAGCCTCCAGT GAGCGGCTATCAGATGTTCTCCCAGGAGCTGCTGACCAACGGAGAGCTGAACCACTTCAGCCTGAAGGAGCGCATGGTGGAGATCGGCAAGAGGTGGCACAAACTGAGCCAGAGTCAGAAAGACAAGTAcaagaagctggtggaggagcagcaggtggAGTACAAGGCCGAGCTGGAGGCCTGGGTCAAG TCCCTGTCTCCTCAGGATCGAGCCGTCTATAAAGAGTTCTCGTCCTCG AAACGTCGCAGCACCACTAAAGTCCGCAGCAGTCCCGGAACTAAAGTCCGCGTGACGGCCAAGGGGAAGGCTGCTAGTTCAAGAGCCGCCGCGCAGACGGTCGGCGTGGCCAAGAGGGCCATGGCGTACCGAGCCAAg GACATGTCCGACtcagacgaggaggaggagaagagcgaCTCGTCTGACTCTGATGAAGACGATGAGACGTCAGGATCCACAGACAGCGACGACGAGGACGACGAG
- the ubtfl gene encoding upstream binding transcription factor, like isoform X5, protein MNGSSSVSRAQSASRVKSEPDEWSKEDCLTLLERIRSLLPDGDGMKYKTTESHFDWDKICFGSFTGDMCRQKWQKVSSEVRKYRTMTELIVDATEFVKNPYKGKKLKTHPDFPKKPLTPYFRFFMEKRAKYAKIHPEMSNLDLTKILSKKYKELPDKKKQKYITEFQREKEEFEKNMARFKEDHPELIEERKKSDLPEKPKTPQQLWYNHEKKAYMKLHPEVSQKELKEALRRQWSQLSDKRRLKWISKALELQKDYEGSMRAYHEAHPDVNSDDHVRSVLTKAERQLKDKFDGRPTKPPPNGYSLYCAELMVNMKDVPSTERMVLCSKQWKMMTQKEKDMFQKRCEQRKKQYDIDLQRFLESLPEEERDRVMTEEKLGGARSGGGVASSPHRARSPSVKCREAEPEQWVPASLPKERRDGKKTAKLPETPKTAEEMWQHSVIGDYLAKYRSDRRKAQAGMEAAWKSMEKKEKIPWIKKAAEDQKRYERELLEMRTPPAAQSHRKPKFDGEPKKPPVSGYQMFSQELLTNGELNHFSLKERMVEIGKRWHKLSQSQKDKYKKLVEEQQVEYKAELEAWVKSLSPQDRAVYKEFSSSKRRSTTKVRSSPGTKVRVTAKGKAASSRAAAQTVGVAKRAMAYRAKQDMSDSDEEEEKSDSSDSDEDDETSGSTDSDDEDDENDDDEEDDEDDEDQSSSEESSDSDSD, encoded by the exons atgaacggcagcagcagcgtctcCAGAGCTCAGAGTGCCAGCAGGGTCAAGAGTGAGccag ACGAGTGGAGTAAGGAGGACTGTCTGACTCTGCTGGAGAGGATTCGCAGTCTGCTGCCGGACGGAGACGGGATGAAGTATAAAACCACGGAGTCGCACTTCGACTGGGACAAAATCTGTTTCGGCAGCTTCACTGGAGATATGTGCCGCCAGAAGTGGCAGAAAGTCTCGTCTGAG gtccGTAAGTACAGAACGATGACGGAGCTCATCGTAGACGCCACGGAGTTCGTAAAGAATCCGTACAAAGGCAAGAAACTGAAG ACTCATCCAGATTTCCCAAAGAAGCCTCTGACCCCATACTTCCGCTTCTTCATGGAGAAACGAGCCAAATACGCCAAAATCCACCCGGAGATGAGCAACCTGGACCTGACCAAGATCCTGTCCAAGAAGTACAAGGAGCTGCCCGACAAGAAGAAG CAAAAGTACATCACAGAGTTTCAACGAGAGAAAGAAGAGTTTGAGAAGAACATGGCTCGATTCAA GGAGGATCATCCCGAGCTGATCGAAGAGAGGAAGAAGTCGGACCTGCCGGAGAAACCGAAGACTCCTCAACAGCTGTGGTACAACCACGAGAAGAAGGCCTACATGAAGCTTCACCccgag GTGAGTCAGAAGGAGCTGAAGGAGGCTCTGAGGAGACAGTGGTCCCAACTGTCAGACAAGAGGAGACTCAAGTGGATCAGCAAGGCCCTGGAGCTCCAGAAGGACTATGAG GGCAGTATGAGAGCGTATCATGAAGCTCATCCAGACGTGAACTCTGATGATCACGTCCGGTCCGTCCTCACCaaagcagagagacagctgaAGGACAAGTTTGACGGACGACCGACGAAACCTCCACC TAACGGCTACTCTCTGTACTGTGCGGAGCTGATGGTGAACATGAAGGACGTCCCCAGCACTGAGCGGATGGTTCTCTGCAGTAAACAGTGGAAGATGATGACGCAGAAGGAGAAGGACATGTTTCAGAAACGCTGCGAGCAG AGGAAGAAGCAGTACGACATCGACCTGCAGAGGTTCCTGGAG AGTCTTCCAGAGGAGGAACGAGACCGTGTCATGACGGAGGAGAAACTGGGCGGGGCCAGATCAGGAGGGGGTGTGGCCTCCAGCCCTCACAGAGCCAGGTCTCCTTCTGTCAAG TGTCGGGAGGCGGAGCCAGAGCAGTGGGTACCTGCCAGTCTGCCAAAAGAGAGACGGGACGGGAAGAAGACGGCGAAGCTTCCAGAGACGCCAAAAACAGCGGAGGAGATGTGGCAGCACAGCGTGATCGGAGACTACCTGGCCAAATACAGA AGCGACCGCAGGAAGGCTCAGGCCGGGATGGAGGCGGCCTGGAAGTCgatggagaagaaggagaagattCCCTGGATCAAGAAGGCAGCGGAGGACCAGAAGCGTTACGAG AGGGAGCTGTTGGAGATGAGGACTCCGCCTGCAGCTCAGAGTCACAGGAAGCCCAAGTTTGACGGAGAACCAAAGAAGCCTCCAGT GAGCGGCTATCAGATGTTCTCCCAGGAGCTGCTGACCAACGGAGAGCTGAACCACTTCAGCCTGAAGGAGCGCATGGTGGAGATCGGCAAGAGGTGGCACAAACTGAGCCAGAGTCAGAAAGACAAGTAcaagaagctggtggaggagcagcaggtggAGTACAAGGCCGAGCTGGAGGCCTGGGTCAAG TCCCTGTCTCCTCAGGATCGAGCCGTCTATAAAGAGTTCTCGTCCTCG AAACGTCGCAGCACCACTAAAGTCCGCAGCAGTCCCGGAACTAAAGTCCGCGTGACGGCCAAGGGGAAGGCTGCTAGTTCAAGAGCCGCCGCGCAGACGGTCGGCGTGGCCAAGAGGGCCATGGCGTACCGAGCCAAg CAGGACATGTCCGACtcagacgaggaggaggagaagagcgaCTCGTCTGACTCTGATGAAGACGATGAGACGTCAGGATCCACAGACAGCGACGACGAGGACGACGAG
- the ubtfl gene encoding upstream binding transcription factor, like isoform X4 codes for MNGSSSVSRAQSASRVKSEPDEWSKEDCLTLLERIRSLLPDGDGMKYKTTESHFDWDKICFGSFTGDMCRQKWQKVSSEVRKYRTMTELIVDATEFVKNPYKGKKLKTHPDFPKKPLTPYFRFFMEKRAKYAKIHPEMSNLDLTKILSKKYKELPDKKKQKYITEFQREKEEFEKNMARFKEDHPELIEERKKSDLPEKPKTPQQLWYNHEKKAYMKLHPEVSQKELKEALRRQWSQLSDKRRLKWISKALELQKDYEGSMRAYHEAHPDVNSDDHVRSVLTKAERQLKDKFDGRPTKPPPNGYSLYCAELMVNMKDVPSTERMVLCSKQWKMMTQKEKDMFQKRCEQRKKQYDIDLQRFLESLPEEERDRVMTEEKLGGARSGGGVASSPHRARSPSVKEQCREAEPEQWVPASLPKERRDGKKTAKLPETPKTAEEMWQHSVIGDYLAKYRSDRRKAQAGMEAAWKSMEKKEKIPWIKKAAEDQKRYERELLEMRTPPAAQSHRKPKFDGEPKKPPVSGYQMFSQELLTNGELNHFSLKERMVEIGKRWHKLSQSQKDKYKKLVEEQQVEYKAELEAWVKSLSPQDRAVYKEFSSSKRRSTTKVRSSPGTKVRVTAKGKAASSRAAAQTVGVAKRAMAYRAKQDMSDSDEEEEKSDSSDSDEDDETSGSTDSDDEDDENDDDEEDDEDDEDQSSSEESSDSDSD; via the exons atgaacggcagcagcagcgtctcCAGAGCTCAGAGTGCCAGCAGGGTCAAGAGTGAGccag ACGAGTGGAGTAAGGAGGACTGTCTGACTCTGCTGGAGAGGATTCGCAGTCTGCTGCCGGACGGAGACGGGATGAAGTATAAAACCACGGAGTCGCACTTCGACTGGGACAAAATCTGTTTCGGCAGCTTCACTGGAGATATGTGCCGCCAGAAGTGGCAGAAAGTCTCGTCTGAG gtccGTAAGTACAGAACGATGACGGAGCTCATCGTAGACGCCACGGAGTTCGTAAAGAATCCGTACAAAGGCAAGAAACTGAAG ACTCATCCAGATTTCCCAAAGAAGCCTCTGACCCCATACTTCCGCTTCTTCATGGAGAAACGAGCCAAATACGCCAAAATCCACCCGGAGATGAGCAACCTGGACCTGACCAAGATCCTGTCCAAGAAGTACAAGGAGCTGCCCGACAAGAAGAAG CAAAAGTACATCACAGAGTTTCAACGAGAGAAAGAAGAGTTTGAGAAGAACATGGCTCGATTCAA GGAGGATCATCCCGAGCTGATCGAAGAGAGGAAGAAGTCGGACCTGCCGGAGAAACCGAAGACTCCTCAACAGCTGTGGTACAACCACGAGAAGAAGGCCTACATGAAGCTTCACCccgag GTGAGTCAGAAGGAGCTGAAGGAGGCTCTGAGGAGACAGTGGTCCCAACTGTCAGACAAGAGGAGACTCAAGTGGATCAGCAAGGCCCTGGAGCTCCAGAAGGACTATGAG GGCAGTATGAGAGCGTATCATGAAGCTCATCCAGACGTGAACTCTGATGATCACGTCCGGTCCGTCCTCACCaaagcagagagacagctgaAGGACAAGTTTGACGGACGACCGACGAAACCTCCACC TAACGGCTACTCTCTGTACTGTGCGGAGCTGATGGTGAACATGAAGGACGTCCCCAGCACTGAGCGGATGGTTCTCTGCAGTAAACAGTGGAAGATGATGACGCAGAAGGAGAAGGACATGTTTCAGAAACGCTGCGAGCAG AGGAAGAAGCAGTACGACATCGACCTGCAGAGGTTCCTGGAG AGTCTTCCAGAGGAGGAACGAGACCGTGTCATGACGGAGGAGAAACTGGGCGGGGCCAGATCAGGAGGGGGTGTGGCCTCCAGCCCTCACAGAGCCAGGTCTCCTTCTGTCAAG GAACAGTGTCGGGAGGCGGAGCCAGAGCAGTGGGTACCTGCCAGTCTGCCAAAAGAGAGACGGGACGGGAAGAAGACGGCGAAGCTTCCAGAGACGCCAAAAACAGCGGAGGAGATGTGGCAGCACAGCGTGATCGGAGACTACCTGGCCAAATACAGA AGCGACCGCAGGAAGGCTCAGGCCGGGATGGAGGCGGCCTGGAAGTCgatggagaagaaggagaagattCCCTGGATCAAGAAGGCAGCGGAGGACCAGAAGCGTTACGAG AGGGAGCTGTTGGAGATGAGGACTCCGCCTGCAGCTCAGAGTCACAGGAAGCCCAAGTTTGACGGAGAACCAAAGAAGCCTCCAGT GAGCGGCTATCAGATGTTCTCCCAGGAGCTGCTGACCAACGGAGAGCTGAACCACTTCAGCCTGAAGGAGCGCATGGTGGAGATCGGCAAGAGGTGGCACAAACTGAGCCAGAGTCAGAAAGACAAGTAcaagaagctggtggaggagcagcaggtggAGTACAAGGCCGAGCTGGAGGCCTGGGTCAAG TCCCTGTCTCCTCAGGATCGAGCCGTCTATAAAGAGTTCTCGTCCTCG AAACGTCGCAGCACCACTAAAGTCCGCAGCAGTCCCGGAACTAAAGTCCGCGTGACGGCCAAGGGGAAGGCTGCTAGTTCAAGAGCCGCCGCGCAGACGGTCGGCGTGGCCAAGAGGGCCATGGCGTACCGAGCCAAg CAGGACATGTCCGACtcagacgaggaggaggagaagagcgaCTCGTCTGACTCTGATGAAGACGATGAGACGTCAGGATCCACAGACAGCGACGACGAGGACGACGAG
- the ubtfl gene encoding upstream binding transcription factor, like isoform X3, which translates to MNGSSSVSRAQSASRVKSEPDEWSKEDCLTLLERIRSLLPDGDGMKYKTTESHFDWDKICFGSFTGDMCRQKWQKVSSEVRKYRTMTELIVDATEFVKNPYKGKKLKTHPDFPKKPLTPYFRFFMEKRAKYAKIHPEMSNLDLTKILSKKYKELPDKKKQKYITEFQREKEEFEKNMARFKEDHPELIEERKKSDLPEKPKTPQQLWYNHEKKAYMKLHPEVSQKELKEALRRQWSQLSDKRRLKWISKALELQKDYEGSMRAYHEAHPDVNSDDHVRSVLTKAERQLKDKFDGRPTKPPPNGYSLYCAELMVNMKDVPSTERMVLCSKQWKMMTQKEKDMFQKRCEQRKKQYDIDLQRFLESLPEEERDRVMTEEKLGGARSGGGVASSPHRARSPSVKCREAEPEQWVPASLPKERRDGKKTAKLPETPKTAEEMWQHSVIGDYLAKYRSDRRKAQAGMEAAWKSMEKKEKIPWIKKAAEDQKRYEVQYQPVRELLEMRTPPAAQSHRKPKFDGEPKKPPVSGYQMFSQELLTNGELNHFSLKERMVEIGKRWHKLSQSQKDKYKKLVEEQQVEYKAELEAWVKSLSPQDRAVYKEFSSSKRRSTTKVRSSPGTKVRVTAKGKAASSRAAAQTVGVAKRAMAYRAKQDMSDSDEEEEKSDSSDSDEDDETSGSTDSDDEDDENDDDEEDDEDDEDQSSSEESSDSDSD; encoded by the exons atgaacggcagcagcagcgtctcCAGAGCTCAGAGTGCCAGCAGGGTCAAGAGTGAGccag ACGAGTGGAGTAAGGAGGACTGTCTGACTCTGCTGGAGAGGATTCGCAGTCTGCTGCCGGACGGAGACGGGATGAAGTATAAAACCACGGAGTCGCACTTCGACTGGGACAAAATCTGTTTCGGCAGCTTCACTGGAGATATGTGCCGCCAGAAGTGGCAGAAAGTCTCGTCTGAG gtccGTAAGTACAGAACGATGACGGAGCTCATCGTAGACGCCACGGAGTTCGTAAAGAATCCGTACAAAGGCAAGAAACTGAAG ACTCATCCAGATTTCCCAAAGAAGCCTCTGACCCCATACTTCCGCTTCTTCATGGAGAAACGAGCCAAATACGCCAAAATCCACCCGGAGATGAGCAACCTGGACCTGACCAAGATCCTGTCCAAGAAGTACAAGGAGCTGCCCGACAAGAAGAAG CAAAAGTACATCACAGAGTTTCAACGAGAGAAAGAAGAGTTTGAGAAGAACATGGCTCGATTCAA GGAGGATCATCCCGAGCTGATCGAAGAGAGGAAGAAGTCGGACCTGCCGGAGAAACCGAAGACTCCTCAACAGCTGTGGTACAACCACGAGAAGAAGGCCTACATGAAGCTTCACCccgag GTGAGTCAGAAGGAGCTGAAGGAGGCTCTGAGGAGACAGTGGTCCCAACTGTCAGACAAGAGGAGACTCAAGTGGATCAGCAAGGCCCTGGAGCTCCAGAAGGACTATGAG GGCAGTATGAGAGCGTATCATGAAGCTCATCCAGACGTGAACTCTGATGATCACGTCCGGTCCGTCCTCACCaaagcagagagacagctgaAGGACAAGTTTGACGGACGACCGACGAAACCTCCACC TAACGGCTACTCTCTGTACTGTGCGGAGCTGATGGTGAACATGAAGGACGTCCCCAGCACTGAGCGGATGGTTCTCTGCAGTAAACAGTGGAAGATGATGACGCAGAAGGAGAAGGACATGTTTCAGAAACGCTGCGAGCAG AGGAAGAAGCAGTACGACATCGACCTGCAGAGGTTCCTGGAG AGTCTTCCAGAGGAGGAACGAGACCGTGTCATGACGGAGGAGAAACTGGGCGGGGCCAGATCAGGAGGGGGTGTGGCCTCCAGCCCTCACAGAGCCAGGTCTCCTTCTGTCAAG TGTCGGGAGGCGGAGCCAGAGCAGTGGGTACCTGCCAGTCTGCCAAAAGAGAGACGGGACGGGAAGAAGACGGCGAAGCTTCCAGAGACGCCAAAAACAGCGGAGGAGATGTGGCAGCACAGCGTGATCGGAGACTACCTGGCCAAATACAGA AGCGACCGCAGGAAGGCTCAGGCCGGGATGGAGGCGGCCTGGAAGTCgatggagaagaaggagaagattCCCTGGATCAAGAAGGCAGCGGAGGACCAGAAGCGTTACGAGGTTCAGTACCAGCCTGTG AGGGAGCTGTTGGAGATGAGGACTCCGCCTGCAGCTCAGAGTCACAGGAAGCCCAAGTTTGACGGAGAACCAAAGAAGCCTCCAGT GAGCGGCTATCAGATGTTCTCCCAGGAGCTGCTGACCAACGGAGAGCTGAACCACTTCAGCCTGAAGGAGCGCATGGTGGAGATCGGCAAGAGGTGGCACAAACTGAGCCAGAGTCAGAAAGACAAGTAcaagaagctggtggaggagcagcaggtggAGTACAAGGCCGAGCTGGAGGCCTGGGTCAAG TCCCTGTCTCCTCAGGATCGAGCCGTCTATAAAGAGTTCTCGTCCTCG AAACGTCGCAGCACCACTAAAGTCCGCAGCAGTCCCGGAACTAAAGTCCGCGTGACGGCCAAGGGGAAGGCTGCTAGTTCAAGAGCCGCCGCGCAGACGGTCGGCGTGGCCAAGAGGGCCATGGCGTACCGAGCCAAg CAGGACATGTCCGACtcagacgaggaggaggagaagagcgaCTCGTCTGACTCTGATGAAGACGATGAGACGTCAGGATCCACAGACAGCGACGACGAGGACGACGAG